GATGACCCGGGACAGTGCCATTGCCCTGTTTCGGGAGATGGGGGAGCATTACAAGGTTGAACTGATCGAGGATCTGGATGCTCCGACGGTTTCCCTGTACCGCCAGGGTGATTTCATCGACCTCTGTCGTGGCCCCCACTTGCCCTCGACCGGTTTTGTCAAAGCCTTCAAACTGACCAGCGTGGCTGGCGCCTACTGGCGCGGCAGTGAAAAAAATGCCATGTTGCAGCGCATCTATGCCACGGCATTTCCCGATAAAAAAGAGCTTCGCACCTATCTGGCCAAGCTGGAAGAAGCGCGAAAGCGAGACCATCGGCGCATAGGACGTGAGCTTGACCTGTTTTCCTTCAGTGAGGAAGCCGGCGCAGGACTGGTGATCTGGCATCCCAAAGGAGCCTTGCTGCGCACTCTGCTGGAAGACTTCGAGCGTCGCGAGCATTTGCGTCGCGGTTACGATATCGTCATGGGGCCGCAGATTCTGCGCACGGATTTGTGGAAGACTTCCGGTCATTTCGACAACTACCGGGAAAACATGTATTTCACCGAGGTGGACGGGCAGGGCTATGGCCTGAAGCCGATGAACTGCCTGGCCCACATGATTATTTACAAGTCGCGGCAGCGTTCCTACCGTGATCTGCCGCTGCGCTATTTTGAGCTGGGCACGGTGCATCGCCATGAAAAATCGGGTGTGCTGCACGGGTTGCTGCGCGTGCGCGGTTTTACCCAGGACGATGCCCACATACTCTGTACCCCTGAACAGCTCGATGCTGAAATCAAAGCGGTTCTGGAGTTTGTGCGCGACGTGATGGCGATTTTCGGTTTCGAGTACGAACTTGAAATTTCCACCCGTCCCGAAAAGTCGATCGGCAGTGACGAGGACTGGGAGCGTGCCACCAACGCTTTGATGAATGCCTTGAAGGATTTGCAGCTTCCGCATGACATCAATGAAGGGGACGGCGCATTTTACGGCCCCAAGATCGACGTCAAACTCAAGGACGCCCTTGACAGAAGATGGCAGTGTGCTACAATCCAGTGCGATTTTACCCTGCCTGAGCGTTTCGATCTCACTTATGTCGGCAAGGATGGTGAGAAGCATCGGCCAGTCATGCTGCATCGGGTTATCCTCGGTGCCATCGAACGGTTTATCGGCGTCCTTATCGAACATTATGCCGGTAGCTTCCCATTGTGGCTTTCCCCGGTTCAGGCCACGGTGATCAATGTAACCGATCATCAGGCCGACTATGCCGAGAGAGTCACCAGGGCTTTGCGTGACGCCGGCGTGCGTGTGCAGTGCGACCTGCGGAACGAAAAGCTTGGCTTCAAGATCAGAGAGGCCCAGGTGGAAAAGATCCCCTATATGCTGGTTGTGGGAGACAAGGAGATGGCGGATGGTACCGTGGCTCCGCGCTTCCGCACCGGTAAAAACCTGGAACCCATGAGTCCTGAAGACTTTGCACGGTTTGTTCAGGAAGAGTGCGATCAGTATCGTTAGGAGGTGCTACCATAGCTAAGGAAGAAGCGCGCGTTAATCGCGCCATTCGAGCGAAGGAAGTCCGTGTCGTCGATGATGAAGGTGAGATGCTTGGGGTCATGAGCGTCAACGAGGCGTTGCTGGCCGCCGAAGGGCGAGGTCTCGATCTTGTCGAGGTTTCCCCCAACGCGACGCCGCCTGTTTGCCGCATTATGGATTACGGCAAATACAAGTATCAGGCGAGCAAGCGGGCTGCGGAAACCAAAAAGAAATCCGCGCGTGTCGACATCAAGGAAGTCAAGATGCGGCCCAAGACGGAGGAGCACGATTTCCAGGTCAAGCTCAGGAACGCTGTGCGTTTTCTCGAGGACGGCAACAAGGTTAAAGTGACCGTCATGTTCCGTGGCCGCGAAGTCACCCATCCTGAATTCGGCATGGATCTGATGAAGCGTGTTGCCGAGGAGATCGGTGAAGCCGGACAGGTAGAGATGACGCCGCGCATGGCGGGACGTTTCATGACTATGGTAATCGCACCGAAGAAAAAATAGCCAAACAGGCCGGTCGTTGCAGCGCCGGATGATCCTGTGGTCCCGTTCACGGCCCTGTCGCGTCATATTGCCGTGCGGGGGTGCAGCATGACATTAAGGAGAACCTTTCCATGCCTAAAATCAAGACCAATCGTGGTGCCGCAAAGCGTTTTCGCAAGACCGGCAGCGGTAAAATCCGTCGGAACAAGGCTTTTACCAGCCACATCCTGACCAAGAAGTCGACCAAGCGCAAGCGTGTTCTGCGCCAGGGTACGCTTGTCGCCAAGACCGACGAAAAGAATATCAGCCGTCTCATTCCCTATCTGTAGCACGGGGTTGGCGGGGGTCATGTTTAAGACCGTGAACTGAGGGGAAATGTCTCCCCCTTCAGATCCGGCAGCGGAAT
This portion of the Syntrophotalea acetylenica genome encodes:
- the rpmI gene encoding 50S ribosomal protein L35 translates to MPKIKTNRGAAKRFRKTGSGKIRRNKAFTSHILTKKSTKRKRVLRQGTLVAKTDEKNISRLIPYL
- the infC gene encoding translation initiation factor IF-3, giving the protein MAKEEARVNRAIRAKEVRVVDDEGEMLGVMSVNEALLAAEGRGLDLVEVSPNATPPVCRIMDYGKYKYQASKRAAETKKKSARVDIKEVKMRPKTEEHDFQVKLRNAVRFLEDGNKVKVTVMFRGREVTHPEFGMDLMKRVAEEIGEAGQVEMTPRMAGRFMTMVIAPKKK
- the thrS gene encoding threonine--tRNA ligase, which translates into the protein MIEVELPDGSKKEFPEMTTAGKVATEIGAGLARKAVAARFNDRMVDLATPINESGRLEIITLDSPQGLEIYRHTTAHLMAHAVKDIYGDKVQVTIGPAIENGFYYDFYCKEHTFSPEDFENIETRMQELARADLPIQREEMTRDSAIALFREMGEHYKVELIEDLDAPTVSLYRQGDFIDLCRGPHLPSTGFVKAFKLTSVAGAYWRGSEKNAMLQRIYATAFPDKKELRTYLAKLEEARKRDHRRIGRELDLFSFSEEAGAGLVIWHPKGALLRTLLEDFERREHLRRGYDIVMGPQILRTDLWKTSGHFDNYRENMYFTEVDGQGYGLKPMNCLAHMIIYKSRQRSYRDLPLRYFELGTVHRHEKSGVLHGLLRVRGFTQDDAHILCTPEQLDAEIKAVLEFVRDVMAIFGFEYELEISTRPEKSIGSDEDWERATNALMNALKDLQLPHDINEGDGAFYGPKIDVKLKDALDRRWQCATIQCDFTLPERFDLTYVGKDGEKHRPVMLHRVILGAIERFIGVLIEHYAGSFPLWLSPVQATVINVTDHQADYAERVTRALRDAGVRVQCDLRNEKLGFKIREAQVEKIPYMLVVGDKEMADGTVAPRFRTGKNLEPMSPEDFARFVQEECDQYR